One Glycine max cultivar Williams 82 chromosome 6, Glycine_max_v4.0, whole genome shotgun sequence DNA segment encodes these proteins:
- the LOC100778715 gene encoding AT-hook motif nuclear-localized protein 29, which translates to MAANYNNNIISAAAAAAAFMTPAALHLQPQSDDDDGEGPFSTQRRPRGRPMGSKNKPKPPVIVTRDSPNVLRSHVLEVSSGADVVESLSNYARRRGRGVSVLSGSGTVANVVLRQPAGSVLTLHGRFEIVSMTGTVLPPPAPPGSDGLSVYLSGAQGQVVGGVVVAPLVASSHVVLVAASFANAMFERLPLPLNQHDDDDQVLQEAPRGVMGTEQVADGRNYPFSASLQGEVFGWGGTGTTSSTSTAPPKTHPF; encoded by the coding sequence ATGGCTGCTAATTACAACAACAATATCATTagtgctgctgctgctgctgctgctttcATGACACCTGCAGCCCTACACCTCCAGCCCCAGTCCGACGACGACGACGGAGAAGGACCCTTCTCCACCCAGCGGCGCCCTCGCGGGCGGCCCATGGGCTCCAAGAACAAGCCCAAGCCACCCGTCATAGTCACGCGCGACAGCCCCAACGTCCTCCGCTCGCACGTTCTTGAGGTCTCCTCCGGCGCCGACGTGGTGGAGAGCCTCTCCAACTATGCGCGCCGCCGAGGGAGGGGAGTGTCCGTGCTCAGTGGCTCCGGCACGGTGGCCAACGTCGTGCTCCGTCAACCGGCCGGGAGCGTCCTCACGCTCCACGGCCGGTTTGAGATAGTTTCCATGACGGGGACGGTGCTCCCGCCTCCGGCGCCACCCGGTTCGGACGGGTTGTCGGTTTATCTGTCAGGGGCGCAGGGACAGGTGGTTGGGGGCGTGGTGGTGGCCCCTCTGGTGGCTTCGAGTCACGTGGTTTTGGTGGCTGCTTCCTTCGCTAACGCCATGTTCGAAAGGTTACCCTTGCCCTTGAATcagcatgatgatgatgatcaagTTCTGCAAGAGGCACCACGTGGCGTCATGGGAACTGAACAGGTGGCAGATGGAAGGAACTATCCCTTCTCCGCGTCGCTGCAGGGTGAAGTATTTGGATGGGGTGGAACTGGAActacatcatcaacatcaactgCACCACCCAAAACTCATCCTTTCTAG
- the LOC100800130 gene encoding uncharacterized protein LOC100800130, which yields MASSRRRTFGNMRSFVSNSMGGLRGGSNLASWVVAGTLAYFLWIKPSQDFKRQQQEKATLAAAESDSYRKPIPDPQVTGLIYGNKNKDKATKPED from the exons ATGGCGAGTAGCCGGAGAAGAACGTTTGGCAACATGAGGTCATTCGTAAGCAATTCGATGGGAGGTCTCAGGGGcggaagcaaccttgcttcttGGGTCGTCGCCGGAACCCTAGCCTACTTCCTCTGGATCAAACCCTCCCAAGACTTCAAGCGTCAACAACAGGAGAAGGCCACTCTTGCCGCCGCTGAGTCTGATTCTTATCGTAAACCCATTCCCGACCCTCAG GTTACGGGTTTGATATATGGAAACAAGAACAAGGACAAAGCAACCAAACCAGAGGATTGA
- the LOC100779244 gene encoding RNA-binding protein 38 isoform X1 encodes MAYQAIQVPSSGSSSSSGFQLLNSPFGDTTYTKVFVGGLAWETQSETMRRYFDQFGEILEAVVITDKNTGRSKGYGFVTFRDPEAARRACADPTPVIDGRRANCNLASLGRPRPPLPYGRIRPASPYVGSLQPARGAYVGGFGYQQQPVSYSYQQGLVYPPYGYTTYGPEYIYPQSLYNPYMGQQYLQIYGVPGAVNTTVYPYGQVGQAIPSGHGYSAIQGYTVPGHQIVPYGGSNVNAITTSPMPAIQASYPSGIAAPVPGQPQFIVPAHSPQFMQGSGPDQTAG; translated from the exons ATGGCATACCAAGCGATCCAGGTTCCGAGTTCGGGATCGAGTTCGAGTTCGGGGTTTCAGTTATTGAATTCTCCGTTCGGAGACACCACCTACACCAAAGTCTTCGTCGGAGGATTGGCCTGGGAGACTCAGAGCGAAACCATGCGCCGCTACTTCGACCAGTTCGGCGAGATTCTCGAGGCCGTCGTCATCACCGATAAGAACACCGGAAGATCCAAGGGCTACGGTTTC GTGACTTTCCGGGATCCCGAGGCTGCAAGGAGAGCGTGTGCCGATCCAACTCCTGTTATTGATGGCAGAAGGGCCAATTGTAATTTGGCTTCACTTGGTCGACCACGGCCCCCTCTGCCTTATG gaCGGATAAGACCTGCCTCCCCTTATGTTGGAAGTTTGCAACCAGCTCGTGGTGCTTATGTTGGGGGTTTTGGCTACCAGCAACAACCAGTTTCCTACAGCTATCAACAAGGATTGGTTTACCCTCCTTATGG GTATACGACATATGGACCTGAGTACATCTACCCACAG AGTCTGTACAACCCATATATGGGGCAACAGTATCTTCAGATATATGGAGTGCCTGGGGCAGTGAATACAACTGTTTATCCTTATGGACAAGTGGGTCAGGCTATTCCTAGTGGTCATGGTTATTCAGCTATACAGGGTTATACAGTACCAGGTCATCAGATTGTGCCCTATGGTGGATCTAATGTTAATGCCATAACAACTTCACCTATGCCTGCCATTCAAGCTTCATATCCTAGTG GAATTGCTGCACCAGTTCCTGGCCAACCACAATTTATTGTTCCTGCTCATTCTCCTCAGTTTATGCAAGGTAGCGGTCCTGATCAAACAGCTGGGTGA
- the LOC100779244 gene encoding RNA-binding protein 38 isoform X2 produces the protein MAYQAIQVPSSGSSSSSGFQLLNSPFGDTTYTKVFVGGLAWETQSETMRRYFDQFGEILEAVVITDKNTGRSKGYGFVTFRDPEAARRACADPTPVIDGRRANCNLASLGRPRPPLPYGRIRPASPYVGSLQPARGAYVGGFGYQQQPVSYSYQQGLVYPPYGYTTYGPEYIYPQYLQIYGVPGAVNTTVYPYGQVGQAIPSGHGYSAIQGYTVPGHQIVPYGGSNVNAITTSPMPAIQASYPSGIAAPVPGQPQFIVPAHSPQFMQGSGPDQTAG, from the exons ATGGCATACCAAGCGATCCAGGTTCCGAGTTCGGGATCGAGTTCGAGTTCGGGGTTTCAGTTATTGAATTCTCCGTTCGGAGACACCACCTACACCAAAGTCTTCGTCGGAGGATTGGCCTGGGAGACTCAGAGCGAAACCATGCGCCGCTACTTCGACCAGTTCGGCGAGATTCTCGAGGCCGTCGTCATCACCGATAAGAACACCGGAAGATCCAAGGGCTACGGTTTC GTGACTTTCCGGGATCCCGAGGCTGCAAGGAGAGCGTGTGCCGATCCAACTCCTGTTATTGATGGCAGAAGGGCCAATTGTAATTTGGCTTCACTTGGTCGACCACGGCCCCCTCTGCCTTATG gaCGGATAAGACCTGCCTCCCCTTATGTTGGAAGTTTGCAACCAGCTCGTGGTGCTTATGTTGGGGGTTTTGGCTACCAGCAACAACCAGTTTCCTACAGCTATCAACAAGGATTGGTTTACCCTCCTTATGG GTATACGACATATGGACCTGAGTACATCTACCCACAG TATCTTCAGATATATGGAGTGCCTGGGGCAGTGAATACAACTGTTTATCCTTATGGACAAGTGGGTCAGGCTATTCCTAGTGGTCATGGTTATTCAGCTATACAGGGTTATACAGTACCAGGTCATCAGATTGTGCCCTATGGTGGATCTAATGTTAATGCCATAACAACTTCACCTATGCCTGCCATTCAAGCTTCATATCCTAGTG GAATTGCTGCACCAGTTCCTGGCCAACCACAATTTATTGTTCCTGCTCATTCTCCTCAGTTTATGCAAGGTAGCGGTCCTGATCAAACAGCTGGGTGA
- the LOC100779777 gene encoding SWI/SNF complex subunit SWI3B isoform X2, with the protein MATTATEPLPSSAEMPPAPPPPKQPPQPVAAASAVKPEAPLSDSKASAEANVIVVPSYSRWFSWDSIDECEVRHLPEFFESASKSPRVYKYYRNSIVKYFRYNPTRKITFTDVRKTLVGDVGSIRRVFDFLETWGLINYHPSSSLTKPLKWDDKETKSDSASNTTESSSAPAKENTKRLCSGCKVVCTIACFACDKYDLTLCARCYVRGNYRVGVNSSDFRRVEISEETKTDWNEKETTNLLEAITHYSDDWKRVSQHVPGRTEKECVAHFLKLPFVDQFQHYQQHPAVNGTDDSCNPLKRVTNADAESELDTVASAEPNKRMRLTPLADASNPIMAQAAFLSALAGSEVAQAAAQAALTTLSEVYKATKINYRSFPRNTLLQDSFQGSRLHANIQLEKEELDVEKAISEIIEVQMKNIQDKLVQFEDLDLLMEKEGQQLEQMKNMFFLDQLTLLFHKSSAPKTGECQEGNNVKTNHGY; encoded by the exons ATGGCCACCACAGCCACCGAACCTCTCCCTTCCTCCGCTGAAATGCCTCCTGCCCCGCCTCCTCCGAAGCAACCGCCGCAACCGGTGGCGGCGGCGTCAGCAGTGAAGCCTGAGGCTCCATTGTCCGATTCGAAAGCTTCGGCGGAGGCGAACGTAATAGTGGTCCCGAGCTACTCTCGTTGGTTCTCGTGGGATTCGATTGACGAATGCGAGGTGCGTCACCTCCCCGAGTTCTTCGAATCGGCGTCGAAGAGCCCTAGGGTTTACAAGTACTACAGGAACTCGATCGTGAAGTACTTCAGGTACAATCCCACCCGAAAAATCACCTTCACCGATGTCCGCAAAACGCTCGTGGGAGACGTCGGTTCCATCCGAAGAGTCTTCGATTTCCTCGAAACTTGGGGGCTTATCAATTACCATCCCTCTTCGTCGCTCACCAAACCCTTGAAGTGGGACGACAAAGAGACCAAATCCGATTCTGCCTCCAACACCACCGAATCTTCTTCCGCTCCCGCCAAAGAAAACACTAAGAGACTCTGCAGTGGCTGCAAAGTCGTTTGCACCATAGCTTGTTTTGCCTGTGACAAG TATGATTTGACTCTTTGTGCGAGGTGTTATGTTCGTGGCAATTATCGAGTTGGTGTGAACTCTTCGGATTTTAGGCGAGTGGAGATAAGTGAGGAGACAAAGACGGATTGGAACGAAAAGGAGACCACGAATCTTCTGGAAGCTATTACGCATTACAGTGATGATTGGAAGAGGGTTTCTCAGCATGTTCCTGGCAGAACTGAGAAGGAGTGTGTTGCTCATTTTCTGAAGCTTCCTTTTGTGGATCAATTCCAGCATTATCAACAACACCCTGCTGTCAATGGCACTGATGACAGTTGTAATCCGTTAAAGAGGGTAACTAATGCTGATGCAGAATCTGAATTGGATACTGTTGCCTCTGCTGAACCCAATAAGAGAATGCGTCTCACGCCTCTTGCAGATGCAAGCAATCCGATTATGGCTCAG GCTGCTTTCCTGTCTGCTTTGGCTGGGTCAGAGGTTGCACAAGCTGCTGCTCAAGCTGCATTGACAACTCTGTCTGAGGTTTACAAagcaactaaaataaattatcggTCGTTTCCGAGGAATACATTGCTGCAAG ATTCATTTCAAGGATCTCGATTGCATGCAAACATACAGCTTGAGAAGGAAGAGTTAGATGTGGAAAAAGCAATTTCTGAGATTATAGAAGTTCAG atGAAAAATATCCAAGATAAGCTTGTTCAGTTTGAAGATTTGGACCTGCTGATGGAAAAAGAAGGCCAACAGCTGGAgcaaatgaaaaatatgtttttccttGATCAGCTTACTCTTTTATTTCATAAATCATCTGCACCAAAAACTGGAGAATGCCAAGAAGGCAATAATGTAAAGACGAACCATGGCTATTGA
- the LOC100779777 gene encoding SWI/SNF complex subunit SWI3B isoform X1: protein MATTATEPLPSSAEMPPAPPPPKQPPQPVAAASAVKPEAPLSDSKASAEANVIVVPSYSRWFSWDSIDECEVRHLPEFFESASKSPRVYKYYRNSIVKYFRYNPTRKITFTDVRKTLVGDVGSIRRVFDFLETWGLINYHPSSSLTKPLKWDDKETKSDSASNTTESSSAPAKENTKRLCSGCKVVCTIACFACDKYDLTLCARCYVRGNYRVGVNSSDFRRVEISEETKTDWNEKETTNLLEAITHYSDDWKRVSQHVPGRTEKECVAHFLKLPFVDQFQHYQQHPAVNGTDDSCNPLKRVTNADAESELDTVASAEPNKRMRLTPLADASNPIMAQAAFLSALAGSEVAQAAAQAALTTLSEVYKATKINYRSFPRNTLLQDAGIMSNGGNTSDSFQGSRLHANIQLEKEELDVEKAISEIIEVQMKNIQDKLVQFEDLDLLMEKEGQQLEQMKNMFFLDQLTLLFHKSSAPKTGECQEGNNVKTNHGY from the exons ATGGCCACCACAGCCACCGAACCTCTCCCTTCCTCCGCTGAAATGCCTCCTGCCCCGCCTCCTCCGAAGCAACCGCCGCAACCGGTGGCGGCGGCGTCAGCAGTGAAGCCTGAGGCTCCATTGTCCGATTCGAAAGCTTCGGCGGAGGCGAACGTAATAGTGGTCCCGAGCTACTCTCGTTGGTTCTCGTGGGATTCGATTGACGAATGCGAGGTGCGTCACCTCCCCGAGTTCTTCGAATCGGCGTCGAAGAGCCCTAGGGTTTACAAGTACTACAGGAACTCGATCGTGAAGTACTTCAGGTACAATCCCACCCGAAAAATCACCTTCACCGATGTCCGCAAAACGCTCGTGGGAGACGTCGGTTCCATCCGAAGAGTCTTCGATTTCCTCGAAACTTGGGGGCTTATCAATTACCATCCCTCTTCGTCGCTCACCAAACCCTTGAAGTGGGACGACAAAGAGACCAAATCCGATTCTGCCTCCAACACCACCGAATCTTCTTCCGCTCCCGCCAAAGAAAACACTAAGAGACTCTGCAGTGGCTGCAAAGTCGTTTGCACCATAGCTTGTTTTGCCTGTGACAAG TATGATTTGACTCTTTGTGCGAGGTGTTATGTTCGTGGCAATTATCGAGTTGGTGTGAACTCTTCGGATTTTAGGCGAGTGGAGATAAGTGAGGAGACAAAGACGGATTGGAACGAAAAGGAGACCACGAATCTTCTGGAAGCTATTACGCATTACAGTGATGATTGGAAGAGGGTTTCTCAGCATGTTCCTGGCAGAACTGAGAAGGAGTGTGTTGCTCATTTTCTGAAGCTTCCTTTTGTGGATCAATTCCAGCATTATCAACAACACCCTGCTGTCAATGGCACTGATGACAGTTGTAATCCGTTAAAGAGGGTAACTAATGCTGATGCAGAATCTGAATTGGATACTGTTGCCTCTGCTGAACCCAATAAGAGAATGCGTCTCACGCCTCTTGCAGATGCAAGCAATCCGATTATGGCTCAG GCTGCTTTCCTGTCTGCTTTGGCTGGGTCAGAGGTTGCACAAGCTGCTGCTCAAGCTGCATTGACAACTCTGTCTGAGGTTTACAAagcaactaaaataaattatcggTCGTTTCCGAGGAATACATTGCTGCAAG ATGCTGGTATCATGTCTAACGGTGGTAATACTTCAGATTCATTTCAAGGATCTCGATTGCATGCAAACATACAGCTTGAGAAGGAAGAGTTAGATGTGGAAAAAGCAATTTCTGAGATTATAGAAGTTCAG atGAAAAATATCCAAGATAAGCTTGTTCAGTTTGAAGATTTGGACCTGCTGATGGAAAAAGAAGGCCAACAGCTGGAgcaaatgaaaaatatgtttttccttGATCAGCTTACTCTTTTATTTCATAAATCATCTGCACCAAAAACTGGAGAATGCCAAGAAGGCAATAATGTAAAGACGAACCATGGCTATTGA
- the LOC100805637 gene encoding psbP domain-containing protein 3, chloroplastic has protein sequence MAFIWRFCGVSLCNFTASNAQKGPSPSLPITLDLEHHITTPSLLSSIEEEEGRAVNRRQLILHTPVAAAAAFAVPNALALNDVSEDVRVYTDDENKFKIEIPEEWQVGTGDGESSGFKSITAFYPTQASNSNVSVVITGLGPDFTRMESFGKVDEFAQTLVSGLDRSWRKPPGVAAKLIDCKSSNGIYYIEYLLQNPGESRRYLYSAIGMASNGWYNRLYTVTGQYVEEDTDKYASKVQKVVASFRFI, from the exons ATGGCGTTCATTTGGCGGTTCTGTGGTGTGTCTCTATGCAACTTCACAGCCTCTAATGCCCAGAAaggtccttctccttctctgccCATAACCTTGGACTTGGAGCATCATATAACAACCCCATCTTTACT TTCTTCcatcgaagaagaagaaggacgCGCGGTTAATAGGAGACAACTTATTCTTCACACGCCAGTAGCTGCAGCAGCTGCATTTGCAGTCCCAAATGCATTGGCACTCAATG ATGTGTCTGAGGATGTTCGTGTCTACACTGACGATGAGAACAAGTTCAAGATTGAGATTCCCGAAG AGTGGCAAGTGGGAACAGGAGACGGAGAATCTAGTGGGTTTAAATCCATAACTGCTTTCTACCCAACACAGGCATCCAATTCCAATG TGAGCGTTGTGATCACAGGGCTGGGACCGGATTTCACCAGGATGGAATCCTTTGGCAAAGTTGACGAGTTTGCTCAGACTCTA GTTAGTGGGCTTGACAGAAGCTGGCGAAAACCCCCGGGTGTGGCTGCTAAACTCATAGATTGTAAATCATCTAATG GGATTTATTACATCGAGTATTTGCTGCAAAATCCTGGTGAGAGTCGCAGGTATTTGTATTCAGCTATTGGGATGGCATCAAATGGTTGGTATAACAGACTGTATACCGTGACAGGACAG TATGTGGAAGAGGACACAGACAAGTATGCTTCAAAAGTTCagaag GTAGTTGCATCATTTAGGTTCATATGA